The Akkermansia sp. N21116 genome includes a region encoding these proteins:
- a CDS encoding aminopeptidase P N-terminal domain-containing protein, producing the protein MLISIMKYQPIPAAFFQENRDELASKLPAGSLLIIHSNDVYPTNADGTMALHQNANLFYLCGIDQEETVLVMAIGANGSHQDTLFLRETNDQIAIWEGARLKREQGSELSGIRDVRWTTEYDALIEQLVPAASTVYLEENQHPRCTSPVQTRNVRLASELKSKFPEAEYANIYPILGDMRLIKKPVEIEYIKMACDITGEGFKSLLKALKPGMGEWEIEAILSYEYLRRGARKFSFLPIIASGDNSCVLHYIVNDQICRDGDLVLLDIGAEYGNYNGDMTRTVPVNGRFTPRQKAVYNAVHNAMKYAMQILRPGIDKKEYERLVRVFVGNELVTLGLLTPEDLAEKPEDPPAVRRYFMHGVSHSLGLDVHDVGDPQPVLQANMVFTIEPGIYIREEGIGIRLETDVLIGEESNTDLLAQVPLDADEIEKWMAE; encoded by the coding sequence ATGCTCATATCCATCATGAAATACCAGCCCATCCCAGCAGCATTTTTTCAGGAAAACAGAGATGAACTCGCCTCCAAACTTCCGGCAGGGAGCTTGTTGATTATCCACTCCAACGATGTATATCCCACCAATGCCGATGGGACCATGGCTTTGCATCAGAATGCCAACCTGTTCTATCTCTGCGGAATCGACCAGGAAGAAACGGTTCTCGTCATGGCTATCGGCGCCAATGGTTCCCATCAAGACACTCTTTTCCTTCGTGAAACAAACGACCAGATTGCCATCTGGGAAGGAGCCCGACTCAAACGGGAACAAGGCTCGGAACTCAGCGGCATTCGGGATGTCCGCTGGACCACGGAATATGACGCGCTGATCGAACAACTCGTACCCGCCGCCTCTACCGTCTATCTGGAAGAAAACCAGCACCCGCGCTGCACCAGCCCCGTCCAGACCCGCAATGTCCGCCTCGCTTCGGAACTCAAATCCAAATTCCCTGAAGCCGAATACGCCAATATCTATCCCATTCTCGGCGACATGCGCCTCATCAAGAAGCCTGTCGAGATCGAATACATTAAAATGGCATGCGATATCACGGGAGAAGGCTTCAAATCCCTCCTCAAAGCCCTCAAACCGGGCATGGGAGAATGGGAAATAGAAGCAATCCTTTCCTACGAATACCTTCGCCGCGGCGCCCGCAAATTCTCCTTCCTGCCAATTATCGCTTCCGGGGACAACTCCTGCGTCCTTCACTACATTGTCAACGACCAGATTTGTCGGGACGGGGACCTTGTCCTTCTCGACATCGGTGCCGAATACGGCAACTACAATGGAGATATGACCCGAACCGTCCCTGTCAACGGACGTTTCACCCCTCGTCAGAAAGCCGTCTACAATGCCGTACACAATGCCATGAAGTATGCCATGCAGATCTTGCGCCCGGGCATTGATAAAAAAGAATACGAACGTCTCGTCCGTGTCTTCGTCGGCAACGAACTCGTCACCCTGGGGCTGCTGACCCCCGAAGACCTGGCTGAAAAGCCGGAAGATCCGCCCGCCGTCCGCCGTTATTTCATGCATGGGGTTTCCCACTCGCTGGGCCTTGATGTCCACGACGTTGGAGACCCTCAGCCCGTACTTCAGGCAAACATGGTCTTCACCATCGAACCCGGCATCTACATCCGGGAGGAAGGCATCGGCATCCGTCTGGAAACAGATGTCCTCATCGGCGAAGAATCCAATACCGATTTACTCGCCCAGGTCCCCCTTGATGCGGACGAAATCGAAAAATGGATGGCGGAATAA
- the raiA gene encoding ribosome-associated translation inhibitor RaiA, with amino-acid sequence MQKVNVNIPITVTGRHVEVTDAIREFVVKKIEGIRIDSPKILEVKVVLDIQRDRQIAQIILFCSNHITIDASTEGTDMYAAIDETVTKVMRRMRKHKTRIMKGFRPHHQESIRHLPEGIYEADVLEETPEEPKEEPEPMLIHREGYTLRTLFKEEAIMDMELNDKPFVLYRNARRNVLQIVYRRPDGDYAIVELGESIQA; translated from the coding sequence ATGCAAAAGGTAAACGTCAATATACCCATTACCGTCACTGGGCGCCATGTAGAAGTAACTGATGCTATCCGTGAGTTCGTCGTGAAGAAGATTGAGGGGATACGCATCGATTCGCCGAAGATTTTAGAAGTCAAAGTTGTGCTGGATATTCAGCGCGACAGGCAAATTGCTCAAATTATCCTGTTTTGTTCCAATCATATCACGATTGACGCTTCCACGGAAGGTACGGATATGTATGCCGCCATTGATGAGACAGTCACCAAGGTCATGCGCCGTATGCGTAAGCATAAGACACGCATTATGAAGGGATTCCGTCCTCATCACCAGGAAAGCATCCGCCATCTTCCGGAAGGCATCTACGAAGCTGATGTCTTGGAAGAGACTCCGGAAGAACCCAAGGAAGAACCGGAACCCATGCTTATCCATCGCGAAGGGTACACCCTGCGTACACTCTTCAAGGAAGAGGCTATTATGGATATGGAACTCAACGATAAACCATTCGTGTTGTACCGCAATGCGCGCCGCAACGTGCTTCAGATCGTGTACCGTCGTCCCGACGGCGACTATGCCATTGTCGAGCTGGGTGAAAGCATCCAGGCCTAA
- a CDS encoding aldose epimerase family protein: MASFGTLPDGRSVDIHELKSDLLSVRITNYGGRIISVCKDGIDMTCGPKTFDAMLRDTCYCGAICGRVANRIEKGKFSLDGNSHQLAVNNAPNHLHGGLEGFDSKIWDIQEATDKKLVLTLHSSDGEENYPGNLEIVATYRLEETTLELKLEAYTTDIPTIVNLTNHVYWNLNGNGTIDNHTLEVRATAYTPKDDTGIPDGRILPVVHTPFDLRKPGLLGECNSPANPEIAGGYDHNYVLPSEGGEQVAAILRCPASGRKMVIATDAPGLQVYTGDYLPQPRHGIALEAQGFPNAINIPHFPSIVLRPGQSALRTITWTLV, from the coding sequence ATGGCATCATTTGGCACACTTCCCGATGGTCGCAGCGTGGATATTCATGAATTGAAGTCCGATTTGCTGTCAGTCCGCATTACCAATTACGGAGGACGTATCATTTCCGTCTGCAAAGACGGGATTGATATGACCTGCGGGCCCAAAACCTTTGATGCCATGCTCCGGGATACCTGTTACTGCGGCGCTATCTGCGGACGCGTCGCCAATCGAATCGAGAAGGGAAAGTTCTCTCTTGATGGAAATTCCCACCAGCTCGCCGTCAACAATGCCCCTAACCATTTGCACGGAGGGCTGGAAGGATTCGACTCTAAAATCTGGGATATCCAGGAGGCGACAGACAAGAAACTAGTGTTGACTCTCCACTCCTCCGACGGAGAAGAAAACTACCCCGGTAATCTTGAAATCGTAGCAACCTATCGGCTGGAAGAAACCACTCTTGAGCTCAAACTGGAAGCCTACACCACCGACATCCCAACCATCGTCAACCTGACGAACCACGTCTATTGGAACCTCAACGGTAACGGCACCATTGACAACCACACCCTGGAAGTTCGGGCAACGGCCTACACCCCCAAAGACGATACCGGCATCCCTGATGGCCGTATTCTGCCGGTAGTCCATACGCCATTCGACCTCCGCAAACCCGGCCTTCTCGGAGAATGCAATTCCCCCGCCAACCCGGAAATAGCCGGAGGATACGACCACAATTACGTCCTTCCCAGCGAAGGGGGAGAACAAGTAGCAGCCATCCTCCGATGTCCTGCTTCAGGCAGAAAAATGGTTATCGCTACCGATGCCCCAGGTCTGCAGGTTTACACCGGCGATTACCTCCCCCAACCTCGCCACGGGATTGCTCTGGAAGCGCAGGGATTCCCGAATGCCATCAACATTCCCCACTTTCCAAGTATCGTTCTGAGACCGGGACAATCCGCCCTCCGTACCATCACCTGGACTTTGGTCTGA
- the rsmD gene encoding 16S rRNA (guanine(966)-N(2))-methyltransferase RsmD has translation MRIISGKAGGITLQVPKGEVRPTTDRVREALFSILGERVEGASVLDLFSGSGAFALEALSRGASSSVMVDVSRASCEVIRANMKKAGLSGGSVLCADAVSCVRRDAASGLKQYDIVFADPPYCKGPADRDFIAELAQAEVFRLVKPDGLFIAEAQEGWGVAGQDSMELKGLKLLDARRYGKNVIMIYERSGKGELP, from the coding sequence ATGCGCATTATTAGCGGAAAAGCCGGCGGTATTACCCTGCAGGTTCCCAAGGGCGAGGTTCGTCCGACTACCGACAGGGTGAGGGAAGCGCTTTTCTCCATTCTGGGGGAACGCGTCGAGGGGGCTTCCGTATTGGATTTGTTTTCCGGTTCCGGGGCTTTTGCCTTGGAAGCGTTGAGTCGCGGGGCTTCGTCATCCGTTATGGTAGATGTATCCCGTGCGTCCTGCGAGGTTATCCGGGCGAATATGAAGAAGGCTGGGCTCTCCGGAGGTTCCGTCCTGTGTGCGGATGCCGTATCCTGTGTGAGGCGAGATGCCGCATCCGGCCTGAAGCAGTATGATATCGTGTTTGCCGATCCTCCCTATTGCAAGGGGCCGGCAGACAGGGATTTCATCGCCGAACTGGCACAAGCCGAGGTCTTTCGCCTTGTGAAGCCGGATGGATTGTTTATTGCTGAAGCCCAGGAGGGCTGGGGCGTGGCGGGACAGGACTCGATGGAATTGAAAGGGTTGAAGTTGCTGGATGCGCGGCGTTACGGCAAGAATGTCATTATGATTTACGAGAGAAGCGGAAAGGGAGAATTGCCATGA
- a CDS encoding glycosyltransferase N-terminal domain-containing protein, with translation MNALKWMIRIVYDVIYLFFLVFALPGYLLKMKRRGGFGTGLLERFGWYRIPAEEEPTGGLFIHAVSVGEVMIALKLIRAWKQTEKGPVVLSTTTSTGHATARETGLEGVRVLYGPLDIPGLPGRCLDRFRPDLIALVEAELWPNFSYAASCRGIPMCMINARLSFRSEKRYRMVRPLTRLFFSALSAMGVQDKEDAKRFAGIGVNPSIIHVTGSIKFDQESAMQPKLRSEFEEILRVLSRGKSVVLAASTHAGEEVLIARAIRQAGGFPLIVPRHAERRQEVALALEEDGWQCVLRSEKAIPKTLRENVCYVADTTGELRDWTALAQVAVIGKSFLAEGGQNPAEAVACSVPVVTGPHMENFSALMNLLIGVDGVTQCLPEQLASVLDNFVGNPLIAHAQASRAMVALKAHSGATRRTIAMMQSLLPSRDDGRETLNALSAD, from the coding sequence ATGAATGCGTTGAAGTGGATGATCCGGATTGTTTATGATGTCATCTACCTGTTTTTCCTGGTTTTTGCGTTGCCGGGTTACTTGCTTAAAATGAAGCGCCGCGGCGGATTCGGGACAGGGCTTTTGGAACGTTTCGGCTGGTATCGCATCCCGGCGGAAGAGGAGCCTACAGGCGGTTTGTTCATTCATGCAGTCAGTGTAGGGGAAGTCATGATTGCCTTGAAATTGATCCGTGCCTGGAAGCAGACGGAAAAAGGCCCTGTCGTTCTTTCTACGACAACATCCACAGGGCATGCTACTGCCCGTGAGACCGGTCTGGAAGGTGTACGCGTTCTCTATGGCCCCTTGGATATTCCCGGTTTGCCCGGCAGATGTCTGGATCGATTCCGTCCGGATTTGATCGCTTTGGTGGAGGCCGAGCTTTGGCCTAATTTTTCATATGCGGCTTCTTGTCGCGGGATTCCGATGTGCATGATTAATGCGCGTCTTTCCTTCCGGTCCGAGAAGCGCTATCGGATGGTGCGTCCGCTGACGAGATTGTTCTTTTCCGCTCTTTCTGCGATGGGAGTTCAGGATAAGGAGGATGCCAAGCGTTTCGCCGGGATTGGAGTAAACCCTTCGATTATCCATGTGACGGGCAGTATTAAATTTGACCAGGAGTCGGCGATGCAGCCGAAACTCCGCTCTGAGTTTGAGGAAATCCTGCGCGTGCTTTCGCGTGGTAAATCCGTGGTGCTGGCTGCCAGTACTCATGCCGGAGAGGAAGTTTTGATTGCACGTGCTATCCGCCAGGCCGGAGGATTCCCCCTGATTGTCCCACGCCATGCGGAACGCCGTCAGGAAGTAGCTCTTGCCTTGGAAGAAGACGGCTGGCAGTGCGTGTTGAGATCGGAAAAAGCGATACCCAAGACTTTGCGAGAAAATGTTTGCTATGTGGCTGATACGACGGGAGAACTTCGAGACTGGACAGCTCTGGCCCAGGTTGCTGTGATCGGCAAGAGTTTTCTGGCTGAAGGCGGACAGAACCCTGCCGAGGCTGTTGCCTGTTCCGTTCCTGTAGTAACGGGACCTCACATGGAGAATTTCTCCGCTTTGATGAATCTTCTGATCGGGGTGGACGGTGTAACTCAGTGTCTCCCTGAACAATTGGCATCGGTTCTGGACAACTTTGTGGGCAATCCTCTCATTGCACATGCCCAGGCTTCGCGAGCCATGGTAGCGTTGAAAGCCCATTCGGGAGCGACTCGCCGCACAATCGCCATGATGCAATCCTTGCTTCCTTCGCGTGACGATGGGAGAGAGACACTTAATGCCCTGAGCGCCGATTAG
- the rsgA gene encoding ribosome small subunit-dependent GTPase A, translated as MPLTLSDIGWNDHFEQAFRAIAKEGWLPGRLIRETKINFSVLLDGGEELDAVVSGKLWHDAATDAELPAVGDWVAIDPGKPGDEPVIRAILPRLTQFSRKEPGKSSAEQVIGTNVDIVIVVTDPGPDFNPRRMERYLTLIRKSGASPVILLNKIDCYDKSDLDNAISCLRELPPEATVIPVSALTGKGIKELLKLVKPGVTLTVVGSSGVGKSTLVNSLLGEEWLWTGDVNKTTGKGRHTTVARELVILPKGGILIDNPGMREIQMWTDEHTLRESFADLTELAGLCKFADCSHGNDAGCAIRDAVHRGELSEERYLHFLNLEEEIRKLIQRQKKRQMNIERAQKREKKVQARNYEDRLDLERRQNPNRRSGH; from the coding sequence ATGCCCCTGACGCTCTCCGATATCGGTTGGAATGACCACTTCGAACAAGCTTTCCGCGCTATCGCCAAGGAAGGCTGGCTTCCTGGTCGCCTGATCAGGGAAACCAAAATAAACTTTTCCGTCCTTCTGGACGGAGGTGAAGAACTCGATGCCGTCGTCAGCGGCAAACTCTGGCACGATGCCGCCACAGATGCTGAACTGCCTGCGGTCGGAGACTGGGTCGCCATCGACCCCGGCAAGCCGGGCGACGAACCCGTCATCCGCGCTATTCTGCCTCGCCTCACTCAATTCTCACGCAAAGAACCCGGTAAAAGCAGCGCCGAGCAAGTCATCGGGACCAATGTCGACATCGTCATCGTGGTAACCGATCCCGGCCCGGACTTTAACCCGCGGCGCATGGAACGCTACCTCACGCTCATCCGCAAAAGCGGAGCCTCCCCCGTAATCCTGCTCAACAAGATCGACTGCTACGATAAAAGCGACCTCGACAATGCCATCTCCTGCCTCCGCGAACTCCCGCCGGAAGCGACTGTCATCCCCGTGAGCGCACTCACAGGAAAAGGAATCAAGGAACTCCTCAAACTCGTCAAACCGGGCGTTACCCTCACCGTTGTCGGTTCGTCGGGCGTCGGTAAATCCACTCTTGTCAATAGTCTCCTCGGAGAAGAATGGCTCTGGACCGGCGACGTCAACAAAACTACCGGCAAAGGACGCCACACAACCGTGGCTCGCGAACTCGTCATCCTCCCCAAGGGAGGGATTCTCATCGACAACCCGGGAATGCGCGAAATCCAAATGTGGACGGATGAACACACCCTCCGGGAAAGCTTTGCCGACCTCACCGAATTAGCCGGACTCTGCAAATTTGCCGATTGCAGCCATGGCAATGACGCCGGATGTGCTATCCGGGACGCCGTGCACCGGGGAGAACTTTCCGAAGAGCGCTACCTCCACTTCCTCAATTTGGAGGAAGAAATACGCAAACTCATTCAGCGTCAAAAAAAACGCCAGATGAATATAGAACGTGCCCAAAAGCGAGAAAAGAAGGTTCAAGCCCGCAATTACGAAGACAGGCTGGATCTCGAGAGGCGCCAAAATCCTAATCGGCGCTCAGGGCATTAA